In the genome of Oscarella lobularis chromosome 1, ooOscLobu1.1, whole genome shotgun sequence, one region contains:
- the LOC136199527 gene encoding uncharacterized protein isoform X1, with protein sequence MTSERILRLLEKGRFWCAFSKAALRTLPPHLKSRIRLLVIFNLIGFNEEAGVEVRFELKRIAEILQNEFGDTFEISGVLEMDCSKRQSDRMNDCRKKLKYIREKMLETADDVPKLCHAIEQYLSPPNEKRKNPLAYFLTADEFEKWVAEKVGIKLAEDEKKVAVEYLDSSGIIINIGCRICLQPIWLCHSVIGPLLAPPYFVVAMPAIKSGRASKKDIQSALTNFGNYLKQKGNPSPFVVTADEAIEILRYLELCVPIENEPEVYQIPALLDDSIPRDAWVEDPMLDVYRGQRYECARCVDIISPSSFVAFQCRCSFLENVSHRAWKDGVKLVKIVGDKVIECLIETGIKKEHCCIDVILRWSSKADCEREAKEFLDELKAMIAKACDERSPGVILNWFYLDSTHLKQLDEDPAIYSSSEVDHKINARAFNNFLFSTRPEKWNRSSIRDLVIMEEKPESTAVSVDSPPTRFLTGARSEYFPDDDELSDHVIMEEKHEHDPVSQQTFFASGTRSDSPAKDSFSDDDELVSDQVIMQEMQEHDPVSQQTSFASGAHFDSPAKDSFPGDDELLTDQVITACSRVRGSLWEEIGACVIDLDAIKQIRDDTRSHPLRMKMVFDSWKTAKSPTVGELLHWFEEVGVNRTVIKTKYKDLYGLFFIVLASCAICIRYRFLIFC encoded by the exons atgacgtcagaaaggattcttcgtcttctagaAAAGGGACGATTTTGGTGTGCATTCTCTAAAGCTGCATTGAGAACGCTTCCGCCTCACTTGAAATCACGCATTCGCCTTCTTGTGATCTTCAATCTAATTGGTTTCAATGAGGAGGCGGGAGTTGAAGTGAGGTTCGAGCTGAAACGAATCGCCgaaattcttcaaaacgaatttGGAGACacttttgaaatttcagGCGTGCttgaaatggattgcagCAAGCGCCAATCAGATCGGATGAACGACTGTCGAAAGAAACTGAAATATATCCGCGAAAAAATGCTAGAG ACAGCGGATGATGTCCCTAAACTCTGCCATGCCATTGAGCAGTATCTTTCTCCTCCCaatgagaagagaaagaatccACTGGCGTATTTTCTGACAGCTGATGAATTTGAAAAGTGGGTTGCTGAAAAAGTTGGCATCAAATTGGCtgaggacgagaaaaaagtggccGTGGAGTATCTAGACTCGTCTGGAATA ATAATTAATATTGGTTGTCGAATTTGCCTACAGCCTATCTGGCTTTGTCACAGTGTGATCggtcctcttctcgctccgCCTTATTTCGTTGTCGCTATGCCAGCTATAAAATCGGGCAGGGCGTCAAAGAAAGATATCCAATCGGCTCTGACGAATTTCGGAAATTATCTTAAGCAAAAGGGCAACCCGTCTCCATTCGTGGTGACAGCCGACGAAGCAATTGAAATTCTTCGCTACTTGGAGCTGTGCGTTCCAATAGAAAACGAGCCAGAAGTGTATCAAATTCCGGCGCTTCTTGACGATTCAATTCCTCGCGACGCCTGGGTTGAAGATCCGATGCTGGACGTGTATCGTGGTCAACGATACGAGTGCGCCCGTTGCGTCGACATCATCTCGCCGTCATCATTCGTTGCCTTTCAGTGCCGATGCTCGTTTCTAGAAAACGTAAGCCACCGGGCGTGGAAGGACGGCGTCAAATTGGTGAAAATCGTCGGTGACAAAGTAATTGAATGTCTCATTGAAACCGGAATAAAGAAGGAGCACTgctgcattgacgtcattcttcgCTGGTCCAGCAAAGCCGACTGCGAAAGAGAGGCCAAAGAATTCCTTGACGAGCTCAAAGCAATGATTGCCAAGGCGTGCGACGAGAGAAGCCCAGGAGTCATACTCAATTGGTTTTATTTGGACAGTACTCATCTCAAACAACTTGACGAAGATCCCGCTATTTATTCATCGAGCGAAGTTGATCACAAGATCAACGCCAGGGCTTTCAATAATTTCTTGTTTTCAACTCGCCCGGAAAAATGGAATCGTTCGTCTATTAGAGACCTGGTGATTATGGAAGAGAAGCCAGAG AGCACAGCCGTTTCTGTGGATTCTCCTCCGACTCGCTTTTTGACAGGTGCTCGCTCCGAGTATTttcccgacgacgatgagtTGTCAGACCATGTGATCATGGAAGAGAAGCACGAG CATGACCCGGTTTCTCAGCAAACTTTCTTCGCTTCGGGTACACGCTCCGATTCTCCCGCTAAAGATTctttttccgacgacgatgagtTGGTATCAGACCAGGTGATCATGCAAGAGATGCAAGAG CATGACCCTGTTTCTCAGCAAACTTCCTTCGCTTCAGGTGCACACTTCGATTCTCCCGCTAAAGATTCGTTtcccggcgacgacgagttgctTACGGACCAGGTGATAACAGCGTGCTCTCGCGTCCGAGGATCACTCTGGGAAGAAATTGGCGCTTGCGTCATTGATTTGGACGCAATCAAACAGATCCGCGATGACACTCGTAGCCACCCCTTACGTATGAAGATGGTGTTCGATTCGTGGAAAACAGCAAAATCACCAACTGTAGGTGAGCTTCTACATTGGTTTGAGGAGGTTGGCGTTAACCGAACGGTTATCAAAACAAAATACAAAGACCTATATGGTCTGTTCTTTATCGTTTTGGCAAGCTGTGCTATTTGTATAAGGTATCGTTTTCTGATATTTTGCTAA
- the LOC136199529 gene encoding glucose-6-phosphate exchanger SLC37A2-like, producing the protein MEDELDVVMEPKPPLGIRCLPPVTDDVKKKSRLYRGFILVFTFFIYASYHLSRKAISVVKNAWSCNQNSTDNSSYGTNCTGWKPFDGDHSKVYLGSLDTSFLIAYAVAMFFSGHLGDRMNLRYFLMIGMLGSGLFTAALGFAHFLNIHVLAYFVVVQVLGGMFQSTGWPSVVAIMANWFGRGNRGLIMGIWNSHTSVGNILGSLIAGYFVHFYWQWSFIVPGLIIGSLGILAALFLPTDPSEVDALPPNHHHHDFSGDTNPLINAERASISSGVSFTSTGSQSSRAVGLCKALRIPGVVEYSVSLFFAKLVAYTFLYWLPFYIHSTLKDSAGNPVSKTMAAYFSTFFDIGGIVGSIAIGYLSDRLKLRGIACVLMTVLSIPALFFYELYGGESEKMTIVLSSICGFFLNGPYALVTTAVSADLGTHKSLEGNEKAKAMVAAIIDGTGSIGAAVGPFLTGWVAGSDSETGWKNVFYMLIAASALSGLLLTRILVRDIRRLIKRC; encoded by the exons ATGGAAGACGAACTAGACGTCGTTATGGAGCCGAAACCGCCTTTGGGAATTCGCTGCCTCCCCCCCGTTACGGACGAcgtcaagaagaagagccgACT GTATCGCGGTTTCATTCTCGTTTTTACGTTTTTCATCTACGCATCGTATCACCTCTCGCGAAAGGCCATTAGCGTTGTCAAG AATGCATGGAGCTGCAATCAAAATTCAACCGACAATAGCTCCTACGGAACGAACTGCACTGGTTGGAAACCGTTTG ACGGTGACCATTCCAAGGTGTATCTTGGAAGTCTCGATACATCGTTTCTGATTGCTTATGCCGTCGCTATGTTCTTTAG TGGTCATCTAGGCGACAGAATGAATCTTCGTTACTTTCTGATGATTGGAATGCTTG gatcTGGATTATTTACTGCTGCACTTGGTTTTGCTCACTTTTTGAATATCCACGTATTGGCATACTTCGTTGTCGTGCAAGTATTGGGCGGAATGTTTCAG TCTACTGGATGGCCAAGTGTTGTAGCCATAATGGCTAATTGGTTTGGAAGGGGAAA TCGGGGTCTTATTATGGGCATATGGAATTCTCACACGTCTGTTGGAAATATTCTTGGATCTCTTATAGCCGGATATTTTGTTCACTTCTATTG GCAATGGTCATTTATTGTCCCTGGACTAATCATTGGCTCGTTAGGTATCTTGGCTGCTTTGTTTCTCCCTACAG ACCCAAGTGAAGTTGACGCACTGCCTCCtaatcatcatcatcat GATTTTTCTGGCGATACAAATCCGTTAATAAACGCTGAAAGGGCGTCAATCTCCTCCGGTGTCTCCTTCACAAGTACAGGGTCTCAG TCTTCCAGAGCCGTTGGATTATGCAAAGCCCTTAGAATTCCG GGGGTCGTAGAGTACTCCGTCTCCCTTTTCTTTGCCAAACTCGTCGCCTACACGTTTCTCTACTGGCTTCCCTTTTACATACACAGCACGCTAA AAGACAGTGCCGGTAACCCTGTGAGCAAAACGATGGCGGCTTACTTCTCAACGTTTTTCGATATTGGTGGAATCGTTGGGTCAATTGCTATCGGATACTTGTCTGATAGACTAAAATTGCGCGGCATTGCATGCGTCCTTATGACAGTTTTGTCAATACCAGCG TTGTTCTTTTACGAGCTCTACGGTGGCGAATCTGAAAAAATGACTATTG TGTTATCTTCGATTTGTGGATTCTTTCTCAATGGGCCTTACGCTCTCGTAACGACAGCCGTTTCCGCCGATTTG GGTACTCATAAATCACTTGAAGGCAACGAGAAAGCCAAGGCAATGGTAGCGGCTATAATAGACGGCACGGGATCAATAG GTGCTGCTGTGGGCCCATTTCTTACCGGCTGGGTCGCTGGATCTGATAGC GAAACTGGTTGGAAGAACGTTTTTTATATGCTCATTGCGGCCTCGGCTCTTTCTGGACTG CTCCTTACGCGTATTCTAGTGCGAGACATACGAAGATTGATCAAAAGATGCTGA
- the LOC136199600 gene encoding fibronectin type 3 and ankyrin repeat domains 1 protein-like, whose amino-acid sequence MKWLVEHNADINSFDRGGKTPFMLACGSLINRSAKVRYLDEKGADCQAKDHEGKTVFFHAIEPPNCEDDDMKDVLRYLVIEKGIDINSVDEMGGTPLLYACYYNPSFLVIQQLIELGADLSVRNKRKQNALHKVAKSYQSVDASVIDLLIKKGVDVTCQDQVT is encoded by the exons ATGAAATGGCTTGTGGAACACAACGCTGATATCAATAGCTTTGACAGG ggGGGCaaaacgccttttatgttGGCGTGTGGAAGTCTCATCAATCGTTCAGcgaaagttcgctacttggatgaaaaaggagctgactgtcaagcaaaagatcac gaaGGGAAGACGGTTTTCTTTCATGCCATCGAACCCCCAAAttgtgaagatgacgatatgaaagacgttcttcgatatcttgtcattgagaaaggcattgatatcaattccgTTGATGAG ATGGGAGGGACACCCTTATTGTACGCATGTTATTATAATCCTTCTTTCCTtgtcattcagcaactaattgaattaggagctgaCCTTTCTGTCAGAAATAAG agaaaacaaaatgcattgcataaGGTTGCAAAAAGCTATCAAAGCGTAGACGCATcagttattgatctattgattaagaagggtgttgacgtcacgtgtcaagATCAGGTGACGTGA
- the LOC136199527 gene encoding uncharacterized protein isoform X2 produces the protein MTSERILRLLEKGRFWCAFSKAALRTLPPHLKSRIRLLVIFNLIGFNEEAGVEVRFELKRIAEILQNEFGDTFEISGVLEMDCSKRQSDRMNDCRKKLKYIREKMLETADDVPKLCHAIEQYLSPPNEKRKNPLAYFLTADEFEKWVAEKVGIKLAEDEKKVAVEYLDSSGIIINIGCRICLQPIWLCHSVIGPLLAPPYFVVAMPAIKSGRASKKDIQSALTNFGNYLKQKGNPSPFVVTADEAIEILRYLELCVPIENEPEVYQIPALLDDSIPRDAWVEDPMLDVYRGQRYECARCVDIISPSSFVAFQCRCSFLENVSHRAWKDGVKLVKIVGDKVIECLIETGIKKEHCCIDVILRWSSKADCEREAKEFLDELKAMIAKACDERSPGVILNWFYLDSTHLKQLDEDPAIYSSSEVDHKINARAFNNFLFSTRPEKWNRSSIRDLVIMEEKPESTAVSVDSPPTRFLTGARSEYFPDDDELSDHVIMEEKHEQTFFASGTRSDSPAKDSFSDDDELVSDQVIMQEMQEHDPVSQQTSFASGAHFDSPAKDSFPGDDELLTDQVITACSRVRGSLWEEIGACVIDLDAIKQIRDDTRSHPLRMKMVFDSWKTAKSPTVGELLHWFEEVGVNRTVIKTKYKDLYGLFFIVLASCAICIRYRFLIFC, from the exons atgacgtcagaaaggattcttcgtcttctagaAAAGGGACGATTTTGGTGTGCATTCTCTAAAGCTGCATTGAGAACGCTTCCGCCTCACTTGAAATCACGCATTCGCCTTCTTGTGATCTTCAATCTAATTGGTTTCAATGAGGAGGCGGGAGTTGAAGTGAGGTTCGAGCTGAAACGAATCGCCgaaattcttcaaaacgaatttGGAGACacttttgaaatttcagGCGTGCttgaaatggattgcagCAAGCGCCAATCAGATCGGATGAACGACTGTCGAAAGAAACTGAAATATATCCGCGAAAAAATGCTAGAG ACAGCGGATGATGTCCCTAAACTCTGCCATGCCATTGAGCAGTATCTTTCTCCTCCCaatgagaagagaaagaatccACTGGCGTATTTTCTGACAGCTGATGAATTTGAAAAGTGGGTTGCTGAAAAAGTTGGCATCAAATTGGCtgaggacgagaaaaaagtggccGTGGAGTATCTAGACTCGTCTGGAATA ATAATTAATATTGGTTGTCGAATTTGCCTACAGCCTATCTGGCTTTGTCACAGTGTGATCggtcctcttctcgctccgCCTTATTTCGTTGTCGCTATGCCAGCTATAAAATCGGGCAGGGCGTCAAAGAAAGATATCCAATCGGCTCTGACGAATTTCGGAAATTATCTTAAGCAAAAGGGCAACCCGTCTCCATTCGTGGTGACAGCCGACGAAGCAATTGAAATTCTTCGCTACTTGGAGCTGTGCGTTCCAATAGAAAACGAGCCAGAAGTGTATCAAATTCCGGCGCTTCTTGACGATTCAATTCCTCGCGACGCCTGGGTTGAAGATCCGATGCTGGACGTGTATCGTGGTCAACGATACGAGTGCGCCCGTTGCGTCGACATCATCTCGCCGTCATCATTCGTTGCCTTTCAGTGCCGATGCTCGTTTCTAGAAAACGTAAGCCACCGGGCGTGGAAGGACGGCGTCAAATTGGTGAAAATCGTCGGTGACAAAGTAATTGAATGTCTCATTGAAACCGGAATAAAGAAGGAGCACTgctgcattgacgtcattcttcgCTGGTCCAGCAAAGCCGACTGCGAAAGAGAGGCCAAAGAATTCCTTGACGAGCTCAAAGCAATGATTGCCAAGGCGTGCGACGAGAGAAGCCCAGGAGTCATACTCAATTGGTTTTATTTGGACAGTACTCATCTCAAACAACTTGACGAAGATCCCGCTATTTATTCATCGAGCGAAGTTGATCACAAGATCAACGCCAGGGCTTTCAATAATTTCTTGTTTTCAACTCGCCCGGAAAAATGGAATCGTTCGTCTATTAGAGACCTGGTGATTATGGAAGAGAAGCCAGAG AGCACAGCCGTTTCTGTGGATTCTCCTCCGACTCGCTTTTTGACAGGTGCTCGCTCCGAGTATTttcccgacgacgatgagtTGTCAGACCATGTGATCATGGAAGAGAAGCACGAG CAAACTTTCTTCGCTTCGGGTACACGCTCCGATTCTCCCGCTAAAGATTctttttccgacgacgatgagtTGGTATCAGACCAGGTGATCATGCAAGAGATGCAAGAG CATGACCCTGTTTCTCAGCAAACTTCCTTCGCTTCAGGTGCACACTTCGATTCTCCCGCTAAAGATTCGTTtcccggcgacgacgagttgctTACGGACCAGGTGATAACAGCGTGCTCTCGCGTCCGAGGATCACTCTGGGAAGAAATTGGCGCTTGCGTCATTGATTTGGACGCAATCAAACAGATCCGCGATGACACTCGTAGCCACCCCTTACGTATGAAGATGGTGTTCGATTCGTGGAAAACAGCAAAATCACCAACTGTAGGTGAGCTTCTACATTGGTTTGAGGAGGTTGGCGTTAACCGAACGGTTATCAAAACAAAATACAAAGACCTATATGGTCTGTTCTTTATCGTTTTGGCAAGCTGTGCTATTTGTATAAGGTATCGTTTTCTGATATTTTGCTAA